A region from the Panicum hallii strain FIL2 chromosome 1, PHallii_v3.1, whole genome shotgun sequence genome encodes:
- the LOC112882848 gene encoding C2 and GRAM domain-containing protein At1g03370-like isoform X5, producing MARPAAAGPPGRAEPGHHDAPMLLRVHVMEARGLPSIYLNGSSDPYVRLQLGRRRPRATTVVKRSLSPVWDEEFGFLVGDVAEELVVSVLNEDRFFGAEFLGRVRLPLTAIMETDDLSLGTKWYQLQPRSGGKFRRKRRGEICLRVYLSVRATLSEDTRQAPPQLIDDISCSSYRSVATTDSSLSATTGSLDLSACGSMDRASLRSLDGFTQSIMEQQGSRSTGPPSCISTGQSILLEPEEDDGGSIADTSSVVEVMSRYFRKSADAAHSVAPDPVTDQLRDAKMHSDSRENGENCMLPEASLHELLKIMESKDQACEMPANLPGGVLVDQSYSIAPAELNSMLFTANSDFWPEVAELQGTSGFHIEPWKHENSENCLKRTLTYTKAASKLVKSVKATEEQKYLRASGNSFAVLSSVSTPDVPCGNCFKVEILYRIIPGPQSASEEQTAQLNVSWRLNFVQSTMLKGMIENGTRQGLAEGYSQFSEVLSRKVKVAELDDANSKDKILASLQPQKESNWKLVARFLGSFAFLFSLSTALYIITHLHLAKPNMVHGGLEYFGIDLPDSIGEVVFCIILIIQGHNIIKVGRRFLQAWKQHGSDHGVKAHGDGWLLTIALIEGSGVVSAGTPGLPDPYVIFTCNGKRKTSSVKYQTSEPKWNEIFEFDAMDDPPARLDVVVHDSDGPSNETPIGQTEVNFVKNNLSDLGDMWLPLAGRFPQGHQPKLHLRIFLSNSRGTEVVLDYLEKMGKEVGKKMHLRSAQTNSAFRKLFSLPPEEFLIDDFTCHLKRKMPLQGRLFLSPRIAGFYANIFGRKTKFFFLWEDIDDIQVIPPKLATVGSPSLMIILRKDRGLEARHGAKTLDPQGRLKFHFQTFVSFNDAHRIIMAIWKMRSSGLEQKGEIIDKESELKELPYEEGSLLANDDVKMSEVYSAVLSVDWFDGDVLRRFTGT from the exons ATggcgaggccggcggcggcgggccctcCCGGTCGCGCGGAGCCCGGCCACCACGACGCGCCGATGCTGCTGCGCGTGCACGTGATGGAGGCGCGGGGCCTGCCGTCGATCTACCTCAACGGCTCCAGCGACCCCTACGTGCGGCTGCAGctggggcggcggcgcccgcgggcGACCACGGTGGTGAAGCGGAGCCTCAGCCCCGTGTGGGACGAGGAGTTCGGGTTCCTCGTCGGCGACGTCGCCGAGGAGCTCGTCGTCTCCGTGCTCAACGAGGACCGCTTCTTCGGCGCCGAGTTTCTGGGGCGGGTGCGGCTGCCCCTCACCGCCATCATGGAGACGGACGACCTCTCGCTCGGGACCAAGTGGTACCAGCTCCAGCCCAGGAGCGGCGGCAAGTTCAGGAGGAAGAGGCGCG GTGAAATTTGCCTGAGGGTATACTTATCAGTTAGGGCCACCCTTTCTGAGGACACACGTCAAGCTCCACCGCAACTTATCGATGATATATCGTGCAGCTCATACAGATCAGTTGCAACTACTGACTCGTCATTATCAGCTACTACTGGCAGTCTGGATCTTTCAGCCTGTGGCAGCATGGATCGGGCATCCCTCAGAAGTTTGGATGGCTTCACCCAAAGCATCATGGAGCAGCAAGGCTCTAGAAGCACAGGGCCACCATCCTGCATCAGCACAGGGCAATCCATTCTTCTGGAGCCTGAAGAAGATGACGGTGGCTCCATTGCTGATACATCATCAGTAGTTGAGGTCATGTCTCGATACTTCAGGAAATCTGCTGATGCTGCACATTCCGTAGCACCCGATCCTGTCACAGACCAGCTTCGAGATGCAAAAATGCATTCTGACTCTCGTGAAAATGGAGAGAATTGCATGCTGCCTGAGGCCAGTCTTCATGAACTACTGAAAATTATGGAGTCCAAAGACCAAGCTTGTGAAATGCCGGCAAACTTGCCTGGTGGTGTATTAGTGGATCAATCTTACAGTATCGCACCAGCTGAACTGAATTCAATGTTGTTTACTGCAAATTCAGATTTCTGGCCAGAAGTTGCCGAACTTCAAGGAACAAGTGGATTTCACATTGAGCCTTGGAAACATGAGAATAGTGAGAATTGTTTGAAAAGAACATTAACTTACACAAAAGCTGCAAGCAAATTAGTTAAATCTGTTAAAGCCACTGAAGAGCAGAAATACTTGAGGGCATCTGGAAATTCTTTTGCAGTTTTGTCTAGTGTTAGCACTCCTGACGTTCCTTGTGGTAATTGTTTCAAGGTGGAGATATTGTACCGTATAATACCTGGTCCCCAGTCTGCTTCTGAAGAACAAACCGCACAACTTAATGTAAGTTGGCGTCTGAACTTTGTTCAGAGTACGATGCTGAAAGGAATGATCGAGAATGGGACAAGACAAGGCCTTGCAGAAGGATATTCACAGTTTTCTGAAGTACTGTCCCGGAAAGTCAAGGTAGCAGAGCTTGATGATGCTAACAGCAAAGATAAAATCTTAGCTTCACTGCAGCCACAGAAAGAATCAAACTGGAAGCTGGTTGCCCGCTTCCTTGGGAGCTTTGCATTCTTATTCTCTCTCAGTACAGCACTGTATATTATTACACATCTTCATCTAGCCAAACCCAACATGGTGCATGGGGGACTTGAATACTTTGGTATTGATCTTCCAGATTCCATTGGAGAGGTTGTATTTTGTATTATTTTGATCATTCAGGGGCATAATATCATCAAAGTAGGGCGGCGTTTTTTGCAAGCCTGGAAACAACACG GTAGTGATCATGGAGTCAAAGCTCATGGAGATGGTTGGTTATTGACAATTGCACTTATTGAGGGAAGTGGTGTAGTAAGTGCTGGTACACCTGGTTTGCCTGATCCTTATGTAATTTTCACCTGCAATGGAAAGAGGAAAACTAGCTCAGTCAAGTACCAGACGTCTGAACCAAAATGGAATG AGATATTTGAATTTGATGCGATGGATGACCCTCCAGCAAGGTTGGACGTGGTTGTGCATGATTCAGATGGTCCAAGCAATGAAACTCCTATTGGTCAAACAGAAGTCAACTTTGTAAAAAACAATTTGTCAGATTTGGGTGACATGTGGCTTCCTCTTGCTGGAAGGTTTCCCCAAGGGCACCAGCCAAAATTGCATCTGCGGATCTTTTTGAGCAACTCACGGGGGACTGAAGTTGTTTTGGATTATCTAGAAAAAATGGGGAAAGAAGTTGGCAAGAAG ATGCACTTGCGCTCAGCGCAGACAAATTCAGCATTCCGTAAGCTCTTTAGCCTTCCTCCTGAAGAATTCCTCATTGACGATTTTACTTGCCATCTAAAACGGAAAATGCCACTTCAG GGGCGGCTCTTTCTCTCCCCAAGAATAGCTGGGTTTTATGCCAATATATTTGGTCGGAAAACAAAATTTTTCTTTCTTTGGGAAGACATTGATGATATCCAGGTTATTCCACCGAAACTTGCAACAGTTGGCAGTCCATCCTTGATGATCATCCTTCGCAAAGACAGAGGTCTTGAAGCTAGGCATGGAGCCAAAACATTGGATCCTCAAGGAAGACTGAAATTCCATTTCCAGACATTTGTTTCATTCAATGATGCTCACAG GATTATCATGGCAATATGGAAAATGCGGTCATCAGGTCTGGAACAGAAAGGTGAGATAATTGATAAAGAATCTGAACTGAAAGAGCTTCCCTATGAAGAAGGTTCTCTATTGGCCAACGACGATGTAAAAATGTCGGAAGTCTACTCAGCAGTTCTTTCTGTTGAC TGGTTTGATGGAGATGTTCTCCGGAGGTTCACTGGAACATAA
- the LOC112882848 gene encoding C2 and GRAM domain-containing protein At1g03370-like isoform X1: protein MARPAAAGPPGRAEPGHHDAPMLLRVHVMEARGLPSIYLNGSSDPYVRLQLGRRRPRATTVVKRSLSPVWDEEFGFLVGDVAEELVVSVLNEDRFFGAEFLGRVRLPLTAIMETDDLSLGTKWYQLQPRSGGKFRRKRRGEICLRVYLSVRATLSEDTRQAPPQLIDDISCSSYRSVATTDSSLSATTGSLDLSACGSMDRASLRSLDGFTQSIMEQQGSRSTGPPSCISTGQSILLEPEEDDGGSIADTSSVVEVMSRYFRKSADAAHSVAPDPVTDQLRDAKMHSDSRENGENCMLPEASLHELLKIMESKDQACEMPANLPGGVLVDQSYSIAPAELNSMLFTANSDFWPEVAELQGTSGFHIEPWKHENSENCLKRTLTYTKAASKLVKSVKATEEQKYLRASGNSFAVLSSVSTPDVPCGNCFKVEILYRIIPGPQSASEEQTAQLNVSWRLNFVQSTMLKGMIENGTRQGLAEGYSQFSEVLSRKVKVAELDDANSKDKILASLQPQKESNWKLVARFLGSFAFLFSLSTALYIITHLHLAKPNMVHGGLEYFGIDLPDSIGEVVFCIILIIQGHNIIKVGRRFLQAWKQHGSDHGVKAHGDGWLLTIALIEGSGVVSAGTPGLPDPYVIFTCNGKRKTSSVKYQTSEPKWNEIFEFDAMDDPPARLDVVVHDSDGPSNETPIGQTEVNFVKNNLSDLGDMWLPLAGRFPQGHQPKLHLRIFLSNSRGTEVVLDYLEKMGKEVGKKMHLRSAQTNSAFRKLFSLPPEEFLIDDFTCHLKRKMPLQGRLFLSPRIAGFYANIFGRKTKFFFLWEDIDDIQVIPPKLATVGSPSLMIILRKDRGLEARHGAKTLDPQGRLKFHFQTFVSFNDAHRIIMAIWKMRSSGLEQKGEIIDKESELKELPYEEGSLLANDDVKMSEVYSAVLSVDISGLMEMFSGGSLEHKVMERAGCVDYSATEWELLNRDIYQRRISFRFDKSLSRYGGEATTTQKKYKLPNQEGWVIEEVMTLQGVQHEDYSSIQLKYHMTSTPLRLNTCSLKVLLGVAWLKGAKHQKKAAKNVIVNSTNRLREIFVEVEKEITSRKGTLSKATG from the exons ATggcgaggccggcggcggcgggccctcCCGGTCGCGCGGAGCCCGGCCACCACGACGCGCCGATGCTGCTGCGCGTGCACGTGATGGAGGCGCGGGGCCTGCCGTCGATCTACCTCAACGGCTCCAGCGACCCCTACGTGCGGCTGCAGctggggcggcggcgcccgcgggcGACCACGGTGGTGAAGCGGAGCCTCAGCCCCGTGTGGGACGAGGAGTTCGGGTTCCTCGTCGGCGACGTCGCCGAGGAGCTCGTCGTCTCCGTGCTCAACGAGGACCGCTTCTTCGGCGCCGAGTTTCTGGGGCGGGTGCGGCTGCCCCTCACCGCCATCATGGAGACGGACGACCTCTCGCTCGGGACCAAGTGGTACCAGCTCCAGCCCAGGAGCGGCGGCAAGTTCAGGAGGAAGAGGCGCG GTGAAATTTGCCTGAGGGTATACTTATCAGTTAGGGCCACCCTTTCTGAGGACACACGTCAAGCTCCACCGCAACTTATCGATGATATATCGTGCAGCTCATACAGATCAGTTGCAACTACTGACTCGTCATTATCAGCTACTACTGGCAGTCTGGATCTTTCAGCCTGTGGCAGCATGGATCGGGCATCCCTCAGAAGTTTGGATGGCTTCACCCAAAGCATCATGGAGCAGCAAGGCTCTAGAAGCACAGGGCCACCATCCTGCATCAGCACAGGGCAATCCATTCTTCTGGAGCCTGAAGAAGATGACGGTGGCTCCATTGCTGATACATCATCAGTAGTTGAGGTCATGTCTCGATACTTCAGGAAATCTGCTGATGCTGCACATTCCGTAGCACCCGATCCTGTCACAGACCAGCTTCGAGATGCAAAAATGCATTCTGACTCTCGTGAAAATGGAGAGAATTGCATGCTGCCTGAGGCCAGTCTTCATGAACTACTGAAAATTATGGAGTCCAAAGACCAAGCTTGTGAAATGCCGGCAAACTTGCCTGGTGGTGTATTAGTGGATCAATCTTACAGTATCGCACCAGCTGAACTGAATTCAATGTTGTTTACTGCAAATTCAGATTTCTGGCCAGAAGTTGCCGAACTTCAAGGAACAAGTGGATTTCACATTGAGCCTTGGAAACATGAGAATAGTGAGAATTGTTTGAAAAGAACATTAACTTACACAAAAGCTGCAAGCAAATTAGTTAAATCTGTTAAAGCCACTGAAGAGCAGAAATACTTGAGGGCATCTGGAAATTCTTTTGCAGTTTTGTCTAGTGTTAGCACTCCTGACGTTCCTTGTGGTAATTGTTTCAAGGTGGAGATATTGTACCGTATAATACCTGGTCCCCAGTCTGCTTCTGAAGAACAAACCGCACAACTTAATGTAAGTTGGCGTCTGAACTTTGTTCAGAGTACGATGCTGAAAGGAATGATCGAGAATGGGACAAGACAAGGCCTTGCAGAAGGATATTCACAGTTTTCTGAAGTACTGTCCCGGAAAGTCAAGGTAGCAGAGCTTGATGATGCTAACAGCAAAGATAAAATCTTAGCTTCACTGCAGCCACAGAAAGAATCAAACTGGAAGCTGGTTGCCCGCTTCCTTGGGAGCTTTGCATTCTTATTCTCTCTCAGTACAGCACTGTATATTATTACACATCTTCATCTAGCCAAACCCAACATGGTGCATGGGGGACTTGAATACTTTGGTATTGATCTTCCAGATTCCATTGGAGAGGTTGTATTTTGTATTATTTTGATCATTCAGGGGCATAATATCATCAAAGTAGGGCGGCGTTTTTTGCAAGCCTGGAAACAACACG GTAGTGATCATGGAGTCAAAGCTCATGGAGATGGTTGGTTATTGACAATTGCACTTATTGAGGGAAGTGGTGTAGTAAGTGCTGGTACACCTGGTTTGCCTGATCCTTATGTAATTTTCACCTGCAATGGAAAGAGGAAAACTAGCTCAGTCAAGTACCAGACGTCTGAACCAAAATGGAATG AGATATTTGAATTTGATGCGATGGATGACCCTCCAGCAAGGTTGGACGTGGTTGTGCATGATTCAGATGGTCCAAGCAATGAAACTCCTATTGGTCAAACAGAAGTCAACTTTGTAAAAAACAATTTGTCAGATTTGGGTGACATGTGGCTTCCTCTTGCTGGAAGGTTTCCCCAAGGGCACCAGCCAAAATTGCATCTGCGGATCTTTTTGAGCAACTCACGGGGGACTGAAGTTGTTTTGGATTATCTAGAAAAAATGGGGAAAGAAGTTGGCAAGAAG ATGCACTTGCGCTCAGCGCAGACAAATTCAGCATTCCGTAAGCTCTTTAGCCTTCCTCCTGAAGAATTCCTCATTGACGATTTTACTTGCCATCTAAAACGGAAAATGCCACTTCAG GGGCGGCTCTTTCTCTCCCCAAGAATAGCTGGGTTTTATGCCAATATATTTGGTCGGAAAACAAAATTTTTCTTTCTTTGGGAAGACATTGATGATATCCAGGTTATTCCACCGAAACTTGCAACAGTTGGCAGTCCATCCTTGATGATCATCCTTCGCAAAGACAGAGGTCTTGAAGCTAGGCATGGAGCCAAAACATTGGATCCTCAAGGAAGACTGAAATTCCATTTCCAGACATTTGTTTCATTCAATGATGCTCACAG GATTATCATGGCAATATGGAAAATGCGGTCATCAGGTCTGGAACAGAAAGGTGAGATAATTGATAAAGAATCTGAACTGAAAGAGCTTCCCTATGAAGAAGGTTCTCTATTGGCCAACGACGATGTAAAAATGTCGGAAGTCTACTCAGCAGTTCTTTCTGTTGAC ATCAGTGGTTTGATGGAGATGTTCTCCGGAGGTTCACTGGAACATAAAGTGATGGAGAGAGCTGGTTGTGTTGATTACTCCGCGACAGAATGGGAGCTGCTTAACCGCGACATATACCAAAGGCGTATCAGCTTTAGGTTTGACAAAAGCTTGTCAAGATATGGAGGGGAAGCAACGACCACTCAAAAAAAATATAAGTTACCAAACCaagaaggctgggtcatcgagGAGGTGATGACCCTCCAAGGCGTCCAGCATGAAGACTACTCCAGT ATCCAGTTGAAGTACCACATGACAAGCACACCCTTGAGACTGAACACCTGCAGCCTCAAGGTGTTATTAGGGGTTGCCTGGTTGAAGGGCGCTAAGCACCAGAAGAAGGCTGCAAAGAATGTCATTGTGAATTCTACCAACAGGTTGAGGGAGATATTTGTAGAAGTCGAGAAGGAGATTACATCAAGAAAAGGTACCCTTTCAAAGGCAACTGGTTGA